One stretch of Saccharopolyspora erythraea DNA includes these proteins:
- a CDS encoding RNA polymerase sigma factor, translated as MPAEPDDSGEVLAALADDLDEGFAALVRAYSRTVYSVAYRLCGRDTDAEDLAAESLLRAYRSLRGYDCDRILTLSLRSWLVTIVLNAWRNLARDAARRPRQVPMAELPERSVAGPGVEEQVERLETRDELGALVARLPESQRIAVVLRHVVGMPIAEVAAAMDCPEGTAKSHVSRGLRRIREDYTAAARPAATAGGRSTR; from the coding sequence ATGCCAGCCGAGCCGGACGACTCCGGCGAGGTCCTCGCCGCGCTCGCCGACGACCTGGACGAGGGCTTCGCCGCGCTCGTGCGCGCCTACTCGCGGACCGTGTACTCGGTCGCGTACCGGCTGTGCGGTCGGGACACCGACGCCGAGGACCTCGCGGCCGAGTCGCTACTGCGCGCCTACCGGTCGCTGCGCGGCTACGACTGCGACCGCATCCTGACGCTGTCCCTGAGATCGTGGCTGGTCACGATCGTGCTCAACGCGTGGCGCAACCTCGCGCGCGACGCGGCCAGACGGCCGCGGCAGGTGCCGATGGCAGAGCTCCCGGAGCGGTCGGTCGCCGGCCCCGGCGTCGAGGAGCAGGTGGAACGCCTGGAGACCCGCGACGAGTTGGGCGCGCTGGTGGCACGGCTGCCGGAGAGCCAGCGGATCGCGGTCGTGCTGCGCCACGTCGTGGGCATGCCGATCGCGGAGGTGGCCGCGGCGATGGACTGCCCGGAGGGGACGGCGAAGTCGCACGTCTCACGGGGTCTGCGGCGCATCCGCGAGGACTACACCGCCGCCGCGCGACCCGCGGCGACGGCCGGAGGGAGGAGTACCCGATGA
- a CDS encoding methylated-DNA--[protein]-cysteine S-methyltransferase — translation MTVNRHSPLEAALADLLDEPPTPLADRIFVDWTRARSRFGPIDVAFNRHGVVFVRTAESEQDDAEFREAFRHEFEQPLRRAGREPTGMLTALRRNRTRSIRVDLRHLPDFDQEVLQATRLIPAGQTRPSAWVAREVGRPERAPAVDVVLARNPVPVVVPCHRVTLGEGGEHVFGARAQDRMLRSEDVNVDEVRELAESGVHYLGSDTTNIVCFPTCHNARRISAAHRRGFGTVEAAERAGYRPCGHCRPVELVS, via the coding sequence ATGACGGTCAACAGGCACAGTCCACTGGAGGCGGCGCTGGCCGATCTCCTCGACGAGCCGCCCACGCCGCTCGCGGACCGGATCTTCGTCGACTGGACGCGTGCGCGCAGCCGGTTCGGGCCGATCGACGTGGCGTTCAACCGCCACGGCGTCGTGTTCGTCCGCACCGCGGAGTCCGAGCAGGACGACGCGGAGTTCCGGGAGGCGTTCCGGCACGAGTTCGAACAGCCGTTGCGGCGAGCCGGGCGCGAGCCCACCGGGATGCTCACGGCCCTGCGCCGCAACCGGACCAGGTCGATCCGGGTCGACCTGCGGCATCTGCCGGACTTCGACCAGGAGGTGCTCCAGGCGACCCGGCTCATCCCGGCGGGACAGACCCGTCCGAGCGCCTGGGTGGCCCGGGAGGTCGGTCGCCCCGAGCGGGCGCCCGCGGTGGACGTCGTGCTGGCGCGCAACCCCGTCCCGGTCGTCGTCCCGTGCCACCGCGTGACTCTCGGCGAGGGTGGCGAGCACGTGTTCGGCGCGCGGGCCCAGGATCGGATGCTGCGGTCGGAGGATGTCAACGTCGACGAGGTCCGCGAGCTAGCCGAGTCCGGCGTCCACTACCTCGGCAGCGACACCACCAACATCGTTTGCTTCCCGACCTGCCACAACGCCAGGCGGATCAGCGCGGCCCACCGGCGGGGCTTCGGTACCGTCGAGGCGGCCGAACGGGCCGGGTACCGGCCGTGCGGGCACTGCCGTCCGGTCGAGCTGGTCTCGTGA
- a CDS encoding SDR family NAD(P)-dependent oxidoreductase produces the protein MDLNLSGRVAVVTGASKGIGLAVTRTLLAEGARVVATSRKPSQEIDELAGPDLVHFPADLMDPEAPAAIIAHAVEVFGGLDILVNNAGGSPPGVTLPRGSFMDATDEQWRMMFELNLFSAVRAIRAAIPAMLARGGGSIVNVSSGNARQPSPINVDYGAAKAGLNNLTKVLAGEYGPQGIRVNTVSPGPVRTPWWTAEGGVADLIAAQAGTDRESVMSSVVPEMMKLATGRFADPQEVADAVVLLASPRSASTTGADLAVDSGFLKEV, from the coding sequence ATGGATCTGAACCTCTCCGGCCGGGTCGCGGTGGTGACCGGCGCTTCCAAGGGCATCGGGCTCGCGGTGACCCGCACGCTGCTGGCCGAGGGCGCCCGCGTGGTGGCCACTTCCCGAAAGCCCTCTCAGGAGATCGACGAACTCGCCGGCCCCGACCTGGTGCACTTCCCTGCCGACCTGATGGACCCGGAGGCACCGGCCGCGATCATCGCGCACGCCGTGGAGGTGTTCGGTGGACTCGACATCCTGGTCAACAACGCGGGCGGCTCGCCTCCGGGCGTCACCCTGCCCAGGGGCTCGTTCATGGACGCCACCGACGAGCAGTGGCGGATGATGTTCGAGCTGAACCTCTTCTCGGCGGTCCGCGCGATCCGGGCGGCGATACCGGCGATGCTGGCGCGGGGCGGTGGCTCGATCGTCAACGTCTCCTCGGGCAACGCCCGCCAGCCGTCCCCGATCAACGTCGACTACGGCGCCGCCAAGGCGGGGCTGAACAACCTGACCAAGGTGCTGGCGGGCGAGTACGGCCCGCAGGGCATCCGGGTGAACACGGTCTCGCCGGGGCCGGTGCGCACTCCCTGGTGGACCGCGGAGGGCGGTGTCGCCGACCTGATCGCAGCACAGGCGGGCACCGACCGCGAGAGCGTCATGTCCTCGGTCGTGCCGGAGATGATGAAGCTGGCCACCGGGCGGTTCGCCGATCCGCAGGAGGTCGCCGACGCGGTGGTGCTGCTCGCCTCACCCCGATCCGCCAGCACCACCGGCGCCGACTTAGCCGTCGATTCGGGCTTCCTCAAGGAGGTATGA
- a CDS encoding trans-sulfuration enzyme family protein — MSAISTVLLGSLSSGDHVIAQRGLYGATLALLADLAQRWGVEVTHVSGHDVEEMRAALRPNTKLLYLETIGNPTTRIADLPGLFAVAREHGVMSVVDNTFATPVPCRPIEHGADVVVHSTSKYIGGHGDALGGIAVFADRERHRRIRDYSCQLGATAAPIPAWLALRGLRTLSLRVQRQCDNAKLLAERLSADPAVTAVHHPSLESHPDRELAVRLLDGGAGGGVLALDLAGGREAGRVFTDALRLALAAVSLGDVKTLVSHPAGTSHRQLDERRLEAVGIEPGTVRIAVGIEHPEDLWADVRQALHKVH; from the coding sequence ATGAGTGCGATCAGCACGGTACTGCTGGGCTCGCTCTCCTCCGGCGACCACGTCATCGCCCAGCGCGGTCTCTACGGCGCGACGCTGGCGCTGCTGGCCGACCTCGCCCAGCGGTGGGGCGTCGAGGTGACGCACGTGTCCGGGCACGACGTCGAGGAGATGCGGGCCGCGCTGCGGCCCAACACCAAGCTGCTGTACCTGGAGACGATCGGCAATCCCACCACCAGGATCGCCGACCTGCCGGGGCTGTTCGCGGTCGCGCGGGAGCACGGGGTGATGTCGGTCGTGGACAACACCTTCGCGACCCCGGTGCCGTGCAGGCCGATCGAGCACGGCGCCGACGTCGTCGTGCACTCCACCAGCAAGTACATCGGGGGGCACGGTGACGCCCTCGGCGGGATCGCGGTCTTCGCCGACCGCGAGCGCCACCGGCGGATCCGCGACTACTCCTGCCAGCTCGGCGCCACGGCGGCGCCGATCCCGGCGTGGCTGGCGCTGCGTGGCCTGCGGACGTTGTCGCTGCGCGTCCAGCGGCAGTGCGACAACGCGAAGCTGCTGGCCGAACGCCTGTCCGCCGACCCGGCCGTCACCGCGGTGCACCACCCGAGCCTGGAGTCCCACCCCGACCGGGAACTCGCGGTCCGGTTGCTCGACGGCGGCGCCGGGGGCGGTGTCCTCGCCCTCGACCTCGCGGGCGGCCGGGAAGCGGGGCGGGTTTTCACCGACGCGCTGCGACTTGCGCTCGCCGCCGTGTCGCTCGGCGACGTCAAGACGCTCGTCTCCCACCCCGCCGGCACTTCGCACCGCCAGCTCGACGAGCGGCGGCTGGAAGCGGTCGGCATCGAGCCAGGGACCGTGCGCATCGCCGTGGGCATCGAACACCCCGAAGACCTGTGGGCCGACGTGCGGCAAGCACTACACAAGGTCCACTGA
- a CDS encoding response regulator, producing MIRVLLADDEPLPRAGVRAALDADPGIEVVAEAAGGHEALELARTHRPDVALLDIAMPDVDGIAVADELKRTMPGTRVLLLTELREESHVPCSLTGGAGGFLLKSAERGELAEGVRSSAGGGVVLAPEIARWIVEQLRASGSPAARTTRARELVVGLTPREREILGLLGRGLTDAEIARRMLVVEGTVEIFVNTILRSVQVQNRVQAALIAHEAGLVEHERV from the coding sequence ATGATCCGAGTACTGCTGGCCGACGACGAACCGCTGCCCAGGGCCGGCGTGCGCGCCGCGCTGGACGCCGATCCCGGTATCGAGGTGGTGGCAGAGGCGGCCGGCGGCCACGAGGCGCTCGAGCTGGCGCGGACCCATCGGCCCGACGTCGCCCTGCTCGACATCGCCATGCCGGACGTGGACGGCATCGCGGTCGCCGACGAGCTCAAGCGGACCATGCCCGGCACGCGCGTGCTCCTGCTGACCGAGCTGCGCGAGGAGTCCCACGTCCCGTGCTCGCTCACCGGCGGCGCCGGCGGGTTCCTGCTCAAGTCAGCGGAACGCGGGGAGCTGGCGGAGGGCGTGCGGTCATCCGCCGGCGGCGGTGTGGTCCTCGCCCCCGAGATCGCCCGCTGGATCGTCGAGCAGCTCCGCGCGTCCGGCAGCCCGGCGGCGAGGACGACCCGGGCGCGCGAGCTCGTCGTCGGGCTGACCCCGCGCGAACGCGAGATCCTGGGCCTCCTCGGCCGCGGACTGACCGACGCCGAGATCGCCCGGCGGATGCTTGTCGTGGAAGGCACCGTCGAGATCTTCGTGAACACGATCCTGCGCAGCGTGCAGGTGCAGAACCGCGTCCAGGCGGCGCTGATCGCGCACGAGGCAGGCCTGGTCGAGCACGAGCGGGTCTGA
- a CDS encoding helix-turn-helix domain-containing protein, translating to MALSELARRVHYSKGYLSKVETGLKPAQPDLARRCDAALDAGGALAALVPAPASGVRLPETGDDGEVWMLNLSDDGLSRFQPMDRRQALAAGAASVLGFGLGGRGMAATAAQSAPLETFRELFGQLRRLGQTASPGVVLPTLIAQTHTLRGLSSNAGSRTRGPLLALTARYAEYAGWMAQESGDDRAALWWTDRAVELAAAGDDHDLATYSLVRRALVTLYREDAAQTVELARQAQNTTAPPRIHGLAAQREAQGHALAGDYDRCLRSLDRARELLARDARESEAPVLGTVNLTDPVAMMTGWCLHDLGRSREAAEIMDREISRLPAHALRSHARYGVRRALSHAAAGEIDHACELTAHLLGSVEVVGSATVLTDLRRLARTLARFRTHPAVRELYPRLTAALHDPTAPTA from the coding sequence ATGGCGCTGTCGGAACTGGCCCGGCGGGTGCACTACAGCAAGGGCTACCTCAGCAAGGTCGAAACCGGCCTCAAGCCCGCCCAGCCCGACCTGGCCCGCCGTTGCGACGCCGCCCTCGACGCCGGGGGCGCGCTCGCCGCGCTGGTCCCCGCGCCCGCTTCCGGAGTGCGACTGCCCGAGACAGGCGACGACGGTGAGGTGTGGATGTTGAACCTGAGCGATGACGGGCTGAGCCGGTTCCAGCCGATGGACCGCAGGCAGGCGCTGGCCGCGGGCGCGGCCTCCGTGCTCGGCTTCGGCCTGGGCGGTCGCGGAATGGCCGCGACGGCCGCGCAGTCGGCACCGCTGGAGACCTTTCGCGAACTGTTCGGCCAATTGCGCCGGCTCGGCCAGACCGCGAGCCCCGGTGTGGTTCTGCCGACGCTGATCGCGCAGACGCACACCTTGCGCGGCCTGTCGTCCAACGCAGGCTCCCGCACGCGGGGCCCGCTGCTGGCGCTGACCGCCCGCTACGCCGAGTACGCGGGCTGGATGGCCCAGGAGTCCGGGGACGACCGCGCCGCCCTGTGGTGGACCGACCGCGCCGTGGAGCTGGCCGCGGCCGGCGACGACCACGACCTGGCCACCTACTCGCTGGTCCGGCGCGCGCTGGTGACGCTGTACCGGGAGGACGCCGCGCAGACCGTCGAGCTGGCCCGGCAGGCGCAGAACACCACGGCGCCACCGCGCATCCACGGGCTGGCCGCGCAGCGCGAAGCGCAGGGCCACGCCCTGGCCGGTGACTACGACCGGTGCCTGCGCAGCCTGGACCGCGCCCGCGAACTGCTGGCCCGCGACGCACGGGAGTCCGAGGCGCCGGTGCTCGGCACGGTGAACCTCACCGATCCGGTGGCGATGATGACCGGGTGGTGCCTGCACGACCTCGGCCGCTCGCGCGAGGCGGCCGAGATCATGGACCGCGAGATCTCCCGGCTGCCCGCGCACGCGCTGCGCAGCCACGCCCGCTACGGCGTCCGCCGCGCGCTCTCCCACGCCGCCGCGGGCGAGATCGACCACGCCTGCGAGCTGACCGCGCACCTGCTCGGCTCGGTCGAGGTCGTCGGCTCCGCGACGGTGCTGACCGATCTGCGCCGGCTCGCCCGCACCCTGGCCCGCTTCCGCACCCACCCGGCGGTCCGCGAGCTCTACCCGCGGCTGACCGCCGCACTGCACGACCCCACCGCGCCCACCGCCTGA
- a CDS encoding alpha/beta fold hydrolase — protein sequence MGVITTKDGTEIFYKDWGSGRPVVFSHGWPLNADAWDDQLVLVASRGFRAIAHDRRGHGRSEQPWSGNDMDTYADDLAALLDVLALEHAVLVGHSTGGGEVTRYIGRHGTARVAGVVLLGAVPPLMLRTEQNPGGLPIEVFDEMRTGVAADRSQFYRDLSEPFYGANRPGSAVSQGLREAFWLMSMQVGLNAALECIKAFSETDFTGDLRRIDVPTLVVHGDDDQIVPIDAAGRRSAEIVRDATLKVYSGAPHGLAATPEYKDAFNSDLLEFISS from the coding sequence ATGGGCGTGATCACGACCAAGGACGGCACCGAGATCTTCTACAAGGACTGGGGTTCGGGGCGGCCGGTGGTCTTCAGCCACGGCTGGCCCCTCAACGCCGACGCCTGGGACGACCAGTTGGTGCTGGTGGCCTCGCGCGGCTTCCGGGCCATCGCCCACGACCGCAGGGGGCACGGGCGTTCGGAACAGCCGTGGAGCGGCAACGACATGGACACCTACGCCGACGACCTGGCGGCGCTGCTCGACGTGCTCGCCCTGGAACACGCGGTGCTGGTCGGCCATTCGACCGGCGGCGGTGAGGTGACCCGCTACATCGGCCGCCACGGCACCGCCCGCGTGGCAGGGGTCGTGCTGCTGGGCGCGGTCCCGCCGCTGATGTTGCGCACCGAGCAGAACCCCGGCGGCCTGCCGATCGAGGTCTTCGACGAGATGCGCACGGGCGTCGCCGCCGACCGATCGCAGTTCTACCGCGACCTCAGCGAACCCTTCTACGGCGCGAACCGGCCCGGTTCGGCGGTCTCGCAGGGCCTGCGCGAGGCGTTCTGGCTGATGAGCATGCAGGTCGGGCTCAACGCGGCGCTGGAGTGCATCAAGGCGTTCTCGGAGACCGACTTCACCGGCGACCTGCGCAGGATCGACGTCCCGACGCTGGTCGTGCACGGCGACGACGACCAGATCGTTCCCATCGACGCTGCTGGGCGGCGGTCGGCCGAAATCGTCCGCGACGCGACCCTGAAGGTCTACTCCGGCGCCCCGCACGGGCTCGCCGCCACTCCGGAGTACAAGGACGCCTTCAACTCCGACCTGCTGGAGTTCATCAGCTCGTAG
- a CDS encoding SDR family oxidoreductase, whose protein sequence is MRKNIVITGASAGLGMGMAREYAAKGHDLALCARRTEPLDRLRDELTARHPRINVVTRRLDVNDHDDVFAAFRDFRDRLGSLDRVIVNAGLGKGKPLGTGYFQANRQTAETNFVAALAQVEAAMEVFREQRAGHLVLISSMSAWRGMPRNVTTYAATKAGLAALGEGVRAETLRGPLRRVKVSTIYPGYIRTEMNVKAGGGFMVAPLEKGCRSLVRAIDREPVRACVPPWPWSAFSVLMRFLPLRVLARLM, encoded by the coding sequence ATGCGCAAGAACATCGTGATCACCGGAGCCAGCGCGGGGCTGGGCATGGGCATGGCGCGGGAGTACGCGGCCAAGGGGCACGACCTCGCGCTGTGCGCCCGCCGCACCGAGCCGCTGGACCGGCTGCGCGACGAGCTCACCGCCCGCCACCCGCGGATCAACGTGGTGACCCGCCGACTCGACGTCAACGACCACGACGACGTCTTCGCCGCCTTCCGCGACTTCCGCGACCGGCTCGGTTCGCTCGACCGCGTCATCGTCAACGCCGGGCTGGGGAAGGGCAAACCGCTGGGCACCGGCTACTTCCAGGCCAACCGCCAGACCGCCGAGACGAACTTCGTCGCCGCGCTGGCCCAGGTGGAGGCCGCGATGGAGGTGTTCCGCGAGCAGCGCGCCGGGCACCTGGTGCTGATCTCGTCGATGAGCGCCTGGCGCGGTATGCCGCGCAACGTCACCACCTACGCCGCGACCAAGGCGGGACTGGCCGCGCTCGGCGAGGGTGTGCGCGCCGAGACGCTGCGCGGGCCTCTGCGCCGGGTCAAGGTCAGCACCATCTACCCCGGTTACATCCGCACGGAGATGAACGTCAAGGCCGGGGGTGGATTCATGGTGGCGCCGCTGGAGAAGGGTTGCCGGTCGCTTGTTCGCGCGATCGACCGCGAACCGGTCCGGGCGTGCGTCCCGCCGTGGCCCTGGTCGGCGTTCTCCGTTCTCATGCGGTTCCTGCCGCTCCGGGTGCTGGCGCGTCTGATGTGA
- a CDS encoding MFS transporter — protein sequence MSAQPVTEREPVLIRSARDVTELVNSGAARGSHARMIVLLALGGIFLDAYDLTSLAYGITDIREQFQLGPAGAGAVTASISVGAIFGAWLGGHLVDRLGRYRVFMADMLFFVVSAIGCAVAPNAEVLVFFRFLMGFGVGMDIPVAMAFLAEFSRLRGRGSKGSRTAAWSPAWYVATSACYVVIMALYFLLPEAHHDLLWRFTVGFGAVPAIVILLVRKKYMNESPSWAADQGDLERAAHILRRSYGVNAVVADDAEAKAPRTRETGGLRDFARLFHRRYRSRTLQAMVIGLGQTFGYNAVAYGLPIIIASLLGQGALNTISASLVLNLVFAVTGGLLGIRLANSAGAWPMTVAGFATQFVALVALALIGKPSETAWVLAALFMLGAFMFAQASGPGAHFMSFASLSYPTSMRGMGIGFNQGMVRVGATLSLFFFPVLSSALATGVFWVIALAPAMGLVALLAKRWEPVGYDADAAQG from the coding sequence GTGTCCGCGCAGCCGGTCACCGAGCGCGAGCCGGTGCTCATCCGCTCGGCCCGCGACGTCACCGAACTGGTCAACTCCGGCGCCGCGCGCGGCAGCCACGCCCGGATGATCGTGCTGCTCGCGCTGGGCGGCATCTTCCTGGACGCCTACGACCTGACCTCGCTGGCCTACGGCATCACCGACATCCGGGAGCAGTTCCAGCTCGGCCCGGCCGGTGCCGGCGCGGTGACGGCGTCGATCAGCGTCGGAGCGATCTTCGGCGCCTGGCTCGGCGGCCACCTGGTGGACCGGCTGGGCCGGTATCGGGTGTTCATGGCCGACATGCTGTTCTTCGTGGTCTCCGCGATCGGCTGCGCGGTGGCGCCAAACGCCGAGGTGCTGGTCTTCTTCCGGTTCCTGATGGGCTTCGGCGTGGGCATGGACATCCCGGTCGCCATGGCGTTCCTCGCCGAGTTCTCCCGGCTGCGCGGCCGGGGCAGCAAGGGCTCGCGCACCGCGGCGTGGTCGCCTGCCTGGTACGTGGCCACCAGCGCCTGCTACGTGGTGATCATGGCGCTGTACTTCCTGCTGCCCGAAGCCCACCACGACCTGCTGTGGCGGTTCACCGTCGGTTTCGGCGCGGTGCCGGCGATCGTGATCCTGCTGGTGCGCAAGAAGTACATGAACGAGTCCCCGTCCTGGGCCGCGGACCAGGGCGACCTGGAGCGCGCCGCGCACATCCTCCGCCGCTCCTACGGCGTGAACGCGGTGGTGGCCGACGACGCCGAGGCGAAGGCACCGCGCACGCGGGAGACCGGGGGCCTTCGCGACTTCGCGCGCCTGTTCCACCGCCGCTACCGCTCCCGGACGCTGCAGGCGATGGTGATCGGCCTGGGGCAGACCTTCGGCTACAACGCGGTCGCCTACGGCCTGCCGATCATCATCGCGAGCCTGCTCGGCCAGGGCGCGCTCAACACCATCAGCGCGTCGCTGGTGCTGAACCTGGTCTTCGCCGTGACCGGCGGCCTGCTGGGCATCCGCCTGGCCAACAGCGCGGGTGCCTGGCCGATGACGGTGGCAGGGTTCGCCACGCAGTTCGTCGCGCTCGTCGCGCTCGCGCTCATCGGCAAGCCGTCCGAGACGGCCTGGGTGCTGGCCGCGCTGTTCATGCTTGGGGCGTTCATGTTCGCCCAGGCTTCCGGCCCGGGCGCGCACTTCATGAGCTTCGCCTCGCTGAGCTACCCGACTTCCATGCGCGGCATGGGGATCGGCTTCAACCAGGGCATGGTGCGCGTCGGTGCGACGCTGTCGCTGTTCTTCTTCCCGGTGCTGAGCAGCGCGCTGGCCACCGGCGTCTTCTGGGTCATCGCGCTGGCACCGGCGATGGGCCTGGTCGCGCTGCTGGCCAAGCGCTGGGAGCCCGTCGGCTACGACGCCGACGCCGCGCAGGGGTGA
- a CDS encoding toll/interleukin-1 receptor domain-containing protein has product MHDVFINYRTGDDESAAALIDQHLSLRFGSERIFRASKSIEPGEDFAERLVTAIRQCRVLLVVIGPRWLTARGADGRNALDDESDWTRWEILEAFDRGIRVVPVLVGRTTERLARADLPPALAELADCQYRRLDLRNSEADLAQIAAKLSELVPGLVDRTGQEAPKPAATGNTYNSVGNVTGWVVQADVYHNNQSGGIGNVAGNIGTYIDRADGPLHTGSGNQYNNSTHSSGDGVNHVANNKGGIRQRFGDGSEDRR; this is encoded by the coding sequence GTGCACGACGTCTTCATCAACTACCGCACCGGTGATGACGAGTCCGCAGCCGCTCTCATCGACCAGCACCTGTCCCTGCGGTTCGGCAGCGAACGGATCTTCCGCGCCAGCAAGTCGATCGAGCCCGGCGAGGACTTCGCCGAACGGCTCGTCACCGCCATCCGCCAGTGCCGGGTGCTGCTGGTGGTCATCGGTCCCCGCTGGCTCACCGCACGCGGCGCCGACGGCCGCAACGCGCTGGACGACGAGTCCGACTGGACGCGCTGGGAGATCCTCGAGGCGTTCGACCGGGGCATCCGGGTGGTGCCCGTCCTGGTCGGGCGGACGACCGAAAGGCTGGCCAGGGCCGACCTGCCTCCCGCGCTGGCCGAGCTCGCCGACTGCCAGTACCGGCGGCTGGATCTGCGGAACTCCGAAGCGGACCTGGCGCAGATCGCCGCGAAGCTCTCCGAGCTGGTCCCGGGTCTGGTCGACAGGACCGGGCAGGAGGCACCGAAACCGGCCGCCACCGGCAACACCTACAACAGCGTCGGCAACGTGACCGGCTGGGTCGTGCAGGCCGACGTCTACCACAACAACCAGAGCGGCGGGATCGGCAACGTCGCCGGGAACATCGGCACCTACATCGACAGGGCGGACGGGCCGCTGCACACCGGTAGCGGCAACCAGTACAACAACTCGACGCACTCCTCGGGCGACGGTGTCAACCACGTCGCGAACAACAAGGGCGGAATCCGCCAGCGCTTCGGCGACGGCAGCGAGGACCGGCGATGA
- a CDS encoding GNAT family N-acetyltransferase, which produces MALKLRPLALDDVTAVHDWACLPESCRFQAWGPNTFDQTQAYVRAAVAAPRDRLVFGVLVDDDVVGSAELKLHGPSTGEIAYAVHPRLWGQGVATGAARELLRMGFSEHGRHRIFGTCDPRNLASAAVLRKIGMRYEGRMRGTAHIRDGWRDSDLYAVLAND; this is translated from the coding sequence ATGGCGCTCAAGCTCCGGCCGCTCGCGCTCGACGACGTCACCGCCGTGCACGACTGGGCCTGCTTGCCCGAGTCGTGCCGCTTTCAGGCGTGGGGACCCAACACTTTCGATCAGACGCAGGCGTATGTGCGGGCCGCAGTGGCGGCACCCCGGGACCGGCTGGTGTTCGGGGTGCTCGTCGATGACGACGTTGTCGGCAGCGCCGAGCTGAAGCTGCACGGCCCGAGCACCGGCGAGATCGCGTACGCGGTGCATCCGCGGTTGTGGGGACAGGGCGTAGCTACGGGTGCGGCGCGAGAGCTGTTGCGGATGGGCTTCAGCGAGCATGGGCGCCACCGCATATTCGGCACGTGCGACCCGCGCAACCTCGCCTCGGCGGCGGTGTTGCGCAAGATCGGCATGCGATATGAGGGCCGGATGCGTGGCACCGCCCACATTCGAGATGGCTGGCGCGACTCGGATCTGTACGCCGTCCTCGCCAACGACTGA
- a CDS encoding alpha-ketoglutarate-dependent dioxygenase AlkB family protein: MEMIPRPRTELAPGAVHVPDWLDAEQQRMLVRACREWATGPAGMRAARMPNGALMSARTVCLGWHWYPYRYSRTLDDQDGSPVKPFPSWLGDLGRRAVADACGDDFEAADYEPDVALINYYDDSARMGLHQDKDERALDPVVSLSLGDTGVFRLGNTENRNRPWTDVELRSGDLLVFGGPSRMAYHGVLRILPGAREPDIGLDRGRLNITLRVSGLD; this comes from the coding sequence ATGGAGATGATTCCCCGGCCGCGCACCGAACTCGCACCGGGCGCGGTCCACGTGCCGGACTGGCTCGACGCCGAACAGCAGCGGATGCTCGTCCGGGCCTGCCGGGAATGGGCGACCGGCCCAGCCGGTATGCGGGCCGCCCGCATGCCCAACGGGGCCCTCATGTCCGCACGGACCGTCTGCCTGGGCTGGCACTGGTATCCGTACCGGTACTCGCGAACGCTCGACGACCAGGACGGCTCCCCGGTCAAGCCGTTCCCGTCCTGGCTCGGAGATCTCGGCAGGCGCGCGGTCGCGGACGCCTGCGGTGACGACTTCGAGGCGGCGGACTACGAACCCGACGTCGCACTGATCAACTACTACGACGATTCGGCCCGGATGGGGCTGCACCAGGACAAGGATGAGCGCGCGCTGGATCCGGTCGTCTCGCTCAGTCTGGGCGACACGGGCGTGTTCCGCCTCGGCAACACCGAGAACCGCAACCGGCCGTGGACCGACGTCGAGCTGCGTTCGGGAGACCTGCTGGTGTTCGGCGGCCCCTCGCGGATGGCCTACCACGGCGTGCTGCGAATCCTGCCCGGGGCCCGCGAGCCGGACATCGGGCTCGACCGCGGCAGGCTCAACATCACGCTCCGGGTGTCCGGTTTGGACTGA